ttccctctcttttataCCAAACACCATCATAACAGACTCTTTCCTGTTTGGTATAAGCAGGAAATGTTTGGCTGCACAGGGATCTAAAATATTAATGCCAGCTGAGCAGACTCAGTTATTTCAGCTGTCTGCATCCAAAATTTCTTCTGTCCAAACAGTCTTTTTAATCCTCAGCTAAGGTACAATTTTCGAGTTTCAAACTTAGGCTGGCTTTTGACGGTAGCTTTAAAGTTGGAAGTGTTAGGTGTGTATGAGATTTAGTTTCGTGTATTAAGAGTAGGGACTTGGCGGAAAGTATGAGGGGCATAATTTGAGTGACTGAAAAAACTCTGCTTTGACTGTTAAAAACCCAGATTGTTCAAGGAGAGAGGAGGACTGGAAAAGCAGCCCAGAAAGAATATGAACTCTTCTAGTACTTGTAATATGTGGGAAATAACTAAGGTTACCGAGTCTATTTCTAATTAGTTTAAAACTGGCATCAGTTAACCATGACAAAATTCCTCACATCTTTCTGAAAACTCTACTATAATACAAGTAATACAGGTGGGCACTTTATAGTACACCACTGTTCTCAGACCAGTGGTAAAGCAAGTCACTGCTTGCTTTACATCTCTGAGCTCCTTTGGTTTGACCAGTTTAAGTAGGTTTATCTTCACTGTGCTTCTGTGTCTAAAATGGGATTATTTCCTTGTCTCGCAAACTGAAACATGCCTTGCCTGAGGGAGTTTCTAGCCAGGCTGGATGCCTTGCATCTCAGTATGGTGACCTGTCATAACGCTGCCTCATCTCTAGAGctgctatctttttttcttttattttttactccTGAAGAAATGTGACATTGGTCATCTTGCAGTAAAACAGCATGAGGAAAGAGATCAAAGTGCTGAGATGAGGTTGGCCTTTCAGATCTAGGTATGCTAGTTACTGTATGTATTTGCAAGGGGATGATTAGTCATTTTGGATCTTTCACCTAATGGGAAACTGCTCACTTCAGTAAGCTCCATGAGGGATGGTAAATCACGCAGAGCTCTGCTGACCAACCCTCCTGCAAATCTTACCTGGCATGGAAAAGCGCTCAGTCTTGCAGCACAGCAACCGTTAGAAGGAAGGAAGGGCTTCTGAAAGTTTTTTTTGCTTCCGTTCACATGCCGTTTTGCTCTTGATCAAATGAGTTAAGCTTATGTGGGAGCAgttcttctttaaaaatgaacaaagtgTGGTGCAATCATTTCTGTACTGCACCGCAGTCTAGATCTGCTGCCACTATGAACTTCTTCAACACaaccccctttctttcctttgcctgCGGAAGTCTGGCTCTTGCAATGAGCTCACCCAAAACAAAAGCTTCTTGGAGTCCCGTTCAGCTCCAGCTAGGGCCTACCTAACAACGGCTCCTTTCCTGTCATTCTCTTGCCTACTAGACATAGCAGCCTTATGAGTATTtgggtggggaaggaaggagattGCAACATCCATTAAGGACGAAAAAAAAGAAGGCCTGTCTGTCTCTCACTTTTCAAGTGCAGCTGTAAAACTCTCCTTGGCCTTTGAAAACTGAGCTCTGCCATGTGGTGGGTGCAAGCTGTGGAATACGTCAGCCTTTGAAGTTAGTCCTTTAAATAGGCAATTGCAAATGACATCCAAATTTAAGGTTTTTGTAGCGGTTTCACTGCAAGCTGCAATAAGTTACTTATTCTGACAGTGCACTGTGAATAGTAAGACTACGTTACAAAAACCCTCACCTCTGTACGTCTTTCTCAGCCATCAAGCCATGTTCACCCTCATGACAATACGTCTGAATCTGTAGAAATGTAGTTGTAGCATGAGCCTCTTCTTGAAACCAACTTTATATTTCCTTGCAAGCCTTCAGTcttctgttttaacagaaaactgtGCCGGTTGTCACTGAAGACTGCTGTGTTCACATGATTGCAGCCACAGATAAGCAAACCTGGCCTGAAGTGGCTGAACTAAGAGTGGCTGAAAGGCAACGTGTCTGTCTTTCACTCACTTATTTACAGGGAAAGTGTTTGACAGGCCACACAGAAGGCAACTAAGAGCcctaaagcatttattttctcatctGTAGTGTGTTGAGTGCTTAGAGACTAACTGCCACTTGGTACAATGCAGCACTTCATAGTTCTTAATCTATAGGCATTACTTTTCTACAGAGGTATATTGTTCTTACTTTTAATGCTGGGGACAGGGATAAAAGCTTTGTTTGCACAAGGAGTTGAATTAATAGGTAGAGCCGCATTCAGTTTTTTCTATCTTAATCTAATGTAAGATGATCTGAACAGGCACGGTGAGTTTGAAGCAAGTTGTGCTGCCTGAGCAAGAACATATCTACCTCTTGGATATTTGCACTGCATATCTTCATGTATTTACCTAAATTCCCCGGATCCACCATTGAGAAGTACCCTTGTTACTCTACCTGCATGCACAATCGGATATCGTTGGAGAAGTGAAAAGTAGAGATGAGAAAGGAAACTGCCTTGTATTGCTTTGCTGGTGCTATCTTGTCAAGTCACTGATGGCAAAGTTTCCAGTATATGCCTGGTGGGAGAGAAATTCAAtccagaaaagggaaaacatcgGTTACCTTTCAACAATACTTAGTTACGTTCCAGAACTTACACAGCTGCCTTGGGAAATGTCTTTCCTGTATCCATTGTCTTAATATAGTGCCTTTCCTAATCATCCTTTGTCACCTCCAAGCTTCTGGAAAAGTGAGTGTTTCCGAGGGTGTAGGTGGAAGGGAGAGAGTTTGCACATTGCTGCCTAGCTTCTCATTGCGATATTGCATTCATCAAGTTAATCAAGAGCAGTGACTCATACAAAATGAAGACTTGGATAATTCAAGTGATTATTTATCACTTCTGTGGTCTGCAGGATTATTTCCTGCTGGAGAAAATAGCCCAAGGCCCTTTCCCACTAGGGAACATGTCTTCATATTTATTctaaatttttcctttctgtaactcAAAGGTAAAAATCTTCAGAAACCCTCTCCCTCCTTGTTACTACTTCTTTGTAATCTACCATGTAACTCTGGGTAACTTGGAGATTGCAGAGGTAGAGCCAGAGTTCAGCTCCGGCTCTGCCTCTAGAAGCAAAGTCCCACTTTGTTCTAGAGCAAAAGGGGAATCAACCCCTTCGTTGGACTGTCCTGAATGCACACTTTCCCTCCCGTGCTGCTCCCAAGCCTTGTCCCTGAACCTGATGCAGCAATTGAAGCAGTTTACTCCAGTTTAGAGCGTGAAGAAGCTATCTTAATCCTTGTAAAGGCACAGGTGTGGGCTGGGGACTGCTTTATGATCTTTCAGCAATTTGTTCTTTCCAACTCAAGTGGACACTTGTCTACTGAACTAATGTTAGGTACTTTAAAGGATGAAATGCCAGTTGCCATTCTTCAGTCAAAACTAATGCAGTGTAAGCTcctggctcttttttttctctctttttttttttttttttttttccctctcgcATTGTAGTGGCTGCATGCATCTCTAGGAAGGGATGGAAACAGCAAGCAGGAGATAGTTCTGATGTGactgctgcttctttcagccCTCGAAAAGGGGTGCTGTGTTTGCTGTCAGTGTACTTAGCTGTACTTACCTGTAAGGTGTTAATCttcctggcttttttctttttcccccatagGATGATGAGAGTCTGAAATACTTAACTCACGAAGAGCAGGATGTTCTCATGTTCTTTGAGGAAACCATAGATGCCTTAGAAGATGACTTGGAGGAGCCAGTCCTACGTGACAGTGGCATCCACTGTCAGTCTCCAAGgtcaacagaagaaaatgtgtCCAGTCATTCAGAGACTGAAGATATCATCGACTTAGTACAGTCAACACCTGAGAGCAGTGACCATGAAGGCCCTCCTAGCAGAGATGCAGAACCAGGTAGTAGTATTTCTTGAAAGTGTAGTTTTCCCTTTGACCTAATCCTGACATACTCCAGTTCTCAATAGAAACAGCTAAAGAAATTCTGTACCTTTCTTACTATGTCAAGGTGAATCTGTTACACATCAGGAGGTCTAAGGACCATTTGACTTGGGATTTCTGAAATTCTTGCTgttactgtaactttttttttcccccctctctctcatGGAGGACATGAACATGATTAAGTTGTTGGACTGCTATTGCAATACCCTGCCTGGTGACTGAGTTGTAGCAGAACTGAGTATTATGCAGAGTCACCACAGCAAGGCAGACTGGTGTTCACACTCTGCTTCTCTCTAAGACCTCTTGGGATTTTCTCTAGGAGTTTTAGGATAGCAGATTTGTTGGTAGTGTTGCTTTGTGGGGGACTGAAAGGCATGTGATCGTATCAATAAGCTTGTGACAAGGTAGTATATGGCATGTTGTTTTTTCACCCTGAAGAGTTTCCTCTCTTCATTTTCAGAGAATGTATTTATCAACTAGTACATACAGTGGGATGTAATGTGTCCTCTCCTGGCTGTTATaataaataagaatttcagaacTCTTATGGAAAAAGCAGCCATTGAAACATGGTAAAGCTAACATGCAGATTGTGAATGAATGGCAGAAAGACATCTTCTAGTGAATGCATTGTATATATGGTTATTGGAATTTATAGCATTGCCTACAAGATGCCATTGCTAGGAGTTCAGTTATAGTTTCTTCTGGCAATGGGGGCTGAGTTTGAGTTAGAAAGTTCAGGGGAAGGAAGTACTGATGCTTGCTAATCCTGAGTGAAAGAAAGCCTTGTATTCTGCTTATTGTGTTGTATTCTGACAttactgttgctttgttttttaagtgtCAGATGCTACCTGGAGAACTGAAAGCCCTAAGCCAGCTGTACCTGCTGATCTTCCCCCACGTTCCCCTGTACCACCACCATCAATGGCTGAGacgcttcctcttcctcctccaccccctcctcCAGTGCAGCATCCAAAACTGCTTCGCTCTATCCCCACGCCGCTCATCATGGCCCAGAAGATGTCTGAGCAGCAGATGGAGAACAGGGTGCACTTCCCCAGTGCCCTCAAGGAAGGGAATTCGGACAGGAAGAAAACCCCAGTAGCCAATGGTGATTATTCTGCAGCTCCAAAGCACCCCCCTGCACCTGCACCCAAACTCTACCGGTTCCCGAGCAACATCAACATAACAAATGTCAGTGGCAAGGAATTCAATGAGactatttcaaaagcagcagttaACGTCCAGGAGAGGAGAGCTCAGGTGCTGGCCAACATCAATGGAGGAGCTTTTCTGGCAGCTGAACTggaggagaagctgcagaaaaatgATTTCTTGTCGCGTAACAGAAGTTCTTCCTTAAGGGATCTTTCCTCTGAGCAAACACGATACGAGGCCCTGACAAAACTTGGCCTAGTTAAGGGAAAGCCAGCTCAGGACCAAGTAGACTGTGCCCCAAGCACTCAGCAGCTCAATGCGCAGCCCAAACAGGCAGACGCTGTTCCCAATGGATATCAAAACATccatgagattttaaaaagcgagcccagccctttccttcctATGGGCAAAACTGTAACGATCAAACCAGAGGTAGCTCTTGCTGCTAACAAGGTCAGCAACACACAGCAGAACACACCAAAAAGTTTTAATGATTATAAACAACCTAGTCTAAACCTGGATATGAGGAGGAGGTCAGGTTCGCTGCCTAGACCTTCAGGATTTCGATCCCAAGGGATAACAGTAAAGTTTTCTGGCCGTGGCTCAACAGAAGAAGCTAGGAGAGAGGCACTTCGGAAACTGGGGCTACTGAAAGAGACTGCGTAATTTCAATGGGAATGTTTTAGCAGCAGGAGGGAAGTCATAGTATGGCTTTGTGCTAGAATTGTCCCAA
Above is a window of Larus michahellis chromosome 1, bLarMic1.1, whole genome shotgun sequence DNA encoding:
- the PROSER2 gene encoding proline and serine-rich protein 2 isoform X2, with translation MTFYAASGSISQEGVMPRNLLSDSPEMASEISPKCALGSMESGGSMENRGSQARCRNLALDDESLKYLTHEEQDVLMFFEETIDALEDDLEEPVLRDSGIHCQSPRSTEENVSSHSETEDIIDLVQSTPESSDHEGPPSRDAEPVSDATWRTESPKPAVPADLPPRSPVPPPSMAETLPLPPPPPPPVQHPKLLRSIPTPLIMAQKMSEQQMENRVHFPSALKEGNSDRKKTPVANGDYSAAPKHPPAPAPKLYRFPSNINITNVSGKEFNETISKAAVNVQERRAQVLANINGGAFLAAELEEKLQKNDFLSRNRSSSLRDLSSEQTRYEALTKLGLVKGKPAQDQVDCAPSTQQLNAQPKQADAVPNGYQNIHEILKSEPSPFLPMGKTVTIKPEVALAANKVSNTQQNTPKSFNDYKQPSLNLDMRRRSGSLPRPSGFRSQGITVKFSGRGSTEEARREALRKLGLLKETA
- the PROSER2 gene encoding proline and serine-rich protein 2 isoform X1 gives rise to the protein MTFYAASGSISQEGVMPRNLLSDSPEMASEISPKCALGSMESGGSMENRGSQARCRNLALDDESLKYLTHEEQDVLMFFEETIDALEDDLEEPVLRDSGIHCQSPRSTEENVSSHSETEDIIDLVQSTPESSDHEGPPSRDAEPGMSDATWRTESPKPAVPADLPPRSPVPPPSMAETLPLPPPPPPPVQHPKLLRSIPTPLIMAQKMSEQQMENRVHFPSALKEGNSDRKKTPVANGDYSAAPKHPPAPAPKLYRFPSNINITNVSGKEFNETISKAAVNVQERRAQVLANINGGAFLAAELEEKLQKNDFLSRNRSSSLRDLSSEQTRYEALTKLGLVKGKPAQDQVDCAPSTQQLNAQPKQADAVPNGYQNIHEILKSEPSPFLPMGKTVTIKPEVALAANKVSNTQQNTPKSFNDYKQPSLNLDMRRRSGSLPRPSGFRSQGITVKFSGRGSTEEARREALRKLGLLKETA